One segment of Maridesulfovibrio ferrireducens DNA contains the following:
- a CDS encoding DUF4301 family protein translates to MSTEKEFREVEKKLQNIIGGSISARVLADQFMRLKKGFPATNLERSCTLKDGISIIPEEDRDGLIGIFNDAVDIGRITKFVPASGAATRMFKFLLEFLKTGHKNFESNPDCDEASLQMARTFVDSLSKFAFYGELKESMKQGGEDLDECLAQNDCRTILEYLLTEKGLNYSQYPKGLIPFHVYGDGSRTPFEEHILEAIEYAKDEEGKIRLHFTIAPDNEKKAKKHIAEALGKFPEFDFDISYSEQSRKTDTIAVDLNNEIFRTDDNKVLFRPAGHGALLVNLNELKGDIVFLKNIDNVVPDNFKADTIEYKKLLGGLLVLLQSQIFDCIKMLKKPSLTEFEVAVTSLFVVTRLHMTLPADFVKMPLVTKAEILISRLNKPIRVCGMVKNQGEPGGGPFWVVGSDGIISPQIVEKSQVDMDSSKQVEILKSSTHFNPVDIVCGLRDYRGRQFDLMKFTDPETGFISYKSEQGRKLKALELPGLWNGSMADWLTVFVEVPLSTFSPVKTVNDLLKDEHQL, encoded by the coding sequence ATGTCTACTGAAAAAGAATTCCGCGAAGTTGAGAAGAAGTTGCAGAATATTATAGGTGGCAGTATTTCGGCGCGTGTGTTGGCTGATCAGTTTATGCGGTTGAAAAAGGGATTTCCGGCAACGAATCTGGAACGTTCCTGTACTTTGAAAGACGGCATTTCAATTATTCCCGAAGAAGATAGAGATGGTTTGATTGGTATATTTAATGACGCTGTTGATATCGGACGTATAACTAAATTTGTGCCTGCATCCGGCGCTGCGACACGCATGTTTAAATTTTTGCTTGAGTTTCTGAAAACGGGTCATAAAAATTTTGAATCAAATCCCGATTGCGATGAAGCCTCTCTTCAAATGGCTCGTACTTTTGTAGATTCGCTCTCTAAGTTTGCTTTTTATGGAGAACTCAAAGAATCCATGAAGCAGGGCGGTGAAGATTTGGATGAATGTCTGGCACAAAATGACTGCCGGACAATTTTGGAATATCTGCTTACCGAAAAAGGGTTGAACTATTCACAGTATCCGAAGGGCTTAATTCCGTTTCATGTTTATGGGGATGGTTCTCGTACACCTTTCGAGGAACACATTTTAGAAGCAATAGAATATGCGAAAGATGAAGAGGGAAAGATTCGTCTGCATTTCACAATTGCTCCCGATAATGAAAAGAAGGCAAAAAAACATATAGCTGAAGCTCTCGGTAAATTCCCGGAGTTTGACTTTGATATTTCTTATTCTGAGCAGAGTCGCAAGACAGACACTATTGCTGTTGATTTAAATAATGAAATCTTTCGTACTGATGATAATAAGGTTCTTTTCAGGCCGGCCGGTCACGGTGCATTGCTTGTTAATTTAAATGAATTGAAGGGTGATATTGTTTTCCTTAAAAATATCGATAACGTAGTCCCCGATAACTTTAAAGCGGATACTATTGAATATAAAAAACTGCTCGGCGGTCTTTTAGTTTTGCTTCAAAGTCAGATTTTTGATTGTATTAAAATGCTGAAGAAGCCTTCTCTGACAGAGTTTGAAGTCGCGGTTACTTCCCTTTTTGTAGTGACAAGATTGCATATGACCTTACCGGCTGATTTCGTTAAAATGCCTCTGGTGACAAAAGCTGAGATACTTATTTCCAGGCTTAATAAGCCGATCCGTGTTTGCGGTATGGTAAAAAATCAGGGCGAGCCGGGTGGAGGTCCATTTTGGGTCGTCGGTTCTGATGGGATTATTTCACCACAAATTGTTGAGAAAAGTCAGGTTGATATGGATAGTTCTAAGCAGGTGGAAATTTTAAAGTCTTCAACTCATTTCAACCCTGTTGATATCGTTTGCGGACTGCGTGATTACCGCGGAAGACAGTTTGATCTGATGAAGTTTACTGATCCTGAAACAGGTTTTATTTCTTATAAATCTGAACAGGGGCGGAAGCTTAAGGCTTTGGAATTACCCGGGCTTTGGAACGGATCAATGGCAGACTGGCTTACTGTTTTTGTAGAGGTTCCTCTGAGTACGTTTTCACCTGTTAAAACAGTTAATGACCTTTTAAAGGATGAACATCAGCTTTAA
- a CDS encoding OmpH family outer membrane protein — protein sequence MSKKILTLIALIVISAFIAGCQQQETAGAKVGFVDTNKVFKECKAGAEGMEYLKKASESFQSTFTDMQKELAGNQTEDNARKFQEALSEYQTKMGAEQNRIVETLNAGFTKAVDDYRKANGMSAVFSVESAVSYDEASDISAAIIEAMDKMDIKVKAE from the coding sequence TGTCATCTCAGCTTTTATTGCAGGCTGTCAACAGCAGGAAACAGCTGGAGCAAAGGTTGGTTTTGTTGATACAAACAAAGTATTTAAAGAATGCAAAGCCGGTGCTGAAGGCATGGAATACCTCAAAAAGGCAAGCGAAAGCTTCCAGTCTACTTTCACAGACATGCAGAAAGAACTTGCAGGCAACCAGACTGAAGACAATGCACGCAAATTCCAGGAAGCTCTCAGCGAATACCAGACCAAAATGGGAGCTGAACAGAATCGCATAGTTGAAACTCTTAACGCTGGCTTCACTAAAGCTGTTGACGATTATCGCAAAGCAAACGGCATGTCCGCTGTCTTCTCAGTAGAATCAGCCGTAAGCTATGACGAAGCTTCAGACATCAGTGCTGCAATCATCGAAGCAATGGATAAAATGGATATTAAAGTCAAAGCTGAATAG
- a CDS encoding PAS domain-containing sensor histidine kinase → MKRRSRSDSNDNVRNKLIGLGENSMRKSYYPELRDRINELERFRALVEHANDALFVLDAFSWSFADVNATALKKTNYSREELVESPPESIFPKKTCILMRTVIANSDAGPSHDDEGISITELLGKDGVNVPVEITVRVHFVAGRLYLVMVARDVTRRLADQRELQKTRNYLGNVIDSMQSILVGVNEDSSVVLWNAYAVAETGVVEKDALGNYLFDVMPEVRKFKQLIERTIRNEETGGTEIFTVDHSGETIFFEIVVFPFEGEGESGAVIRIDDITARTRMEEVMVQTEKMMTVGGLAAGMAHEINNPLGGILQGSQNILRRLSAEFQKNHEVARECGVTFEAVHAYCERRGIISKVESIQQLGKRSAKIVANMLQFSRQTGGQQSCTSLVEIMNTAIELSSSGYDLYQKKGRVSLDIIREFEESVPDIFCAPSEIEQVLINLIKNSVQAITSARKEDPNKVGKIYVRIGREGNNVRLEIEDNGPGMDADTKKKALEPFFTTKGIGEGTGLGLFVSYFIITQKHKGSFVIETSPMLGTKIVIKLPVAPDCIGLD, encoded by the coding sequence ATGAAGCGGCGTTCTAGATCAGATAGTAATGATAATGTTCGCAACAAGCTTATCGGGCTTGGTGAGAACTCAATGCGCAAAAGCTATTATCCGGAACTGCGTGACCGGATTAATGAGCTTGAGCGATTTAGAGCTTTGGTCGAGCATGCGAATGACGCTCTGTTTGTTCTGGATGCTTTTTCGTGGAGTTTTGCAGATGTTAACGCAACTGCTTTGAAAAAAACTAATTATTCTCGTGAAGAACTGGTCGAAAGCCCTCCCGAATCCATATTTCCTAAAAAGACATGTATCCTTATGCGCACTGTGATTGCTAACAGTGATGCAGGTCCTTCTCATGATGATGAAGGTATTTCTATCACTGAGCTTTTAGGTAAAGACGGAGTCAATGTTCCTGTAGAGATCACTGTACGAGTTCATTTTGTCGCAGGCAGGCTTTATCTCGTAATGGTTGCCCGTGATGTCACCCGTAGGCTTGCTGATCAGAGAGAGCTGCAAAAAACGCGTAACTATCTTGGCAACGTAATTGATTCTATGCAGTCGATTCTTGTCGGAGTGAATGAGGATTCGAGTGTTGTTCTTTGGAACGCTTACGCTGTGGCTGAAACAGGCGTTGTTGAGAAAGATGCGTTAGGAAATTATCTTTTTGATGTGATGCCTGAAGTTAGAAAATTTAAGCAGTTAATTGAGCGGACTATTCGAAATGAAGAAACGGGTGGTACGGAAATTTTTACGGTTGATCATTCTGGAGAAACCATTTTTTTTGAGATAGTAGTTTTTCCCTTTGAAGGTGAAGGGGAGTCCGGAGCTGTTATTCGTATTGATGACATTACAGCTAGGACCAGAATGGAAGAAGTTATGGTTCAAACTGAAAAGATGATGACAGTTGGCGGGCTGGCTGCCGGTATGGCTCATGAAATTAATAATCCTCTGGGAGGAATCCTTCAGGGCAGTCAAAACATTTTGCGCAGACTTTCTGCAGAATTTCAGAAGAATCACGAAGTTGCCCGTGAGTGCGGGGTAACTTTTGAAGCCGTTCATGCTTATTGTGAACGGAGAGGAATAATCTCTAAAGTTGAATCTATCCAGCAGCTTGGAAAGCGTTCGGCTAAAATTGTTGCGAATATGCTTCAATTTAGCAGGCAGACGGGAGGACAGCAGTCTTGCACAAGTCTTGTTGAAATTATGAATACTGCGATTGAACTTTCTTCCAGTGGGTATGATCTTTACCAAAAAAAAGGACGGGTCAGTTTAGATATTATTCGAGAGTTTGAGGAGAGTGTCCCTGATATTTTTTGTGCTCCGTCTGAAATTGAGCAGGTTTTAATTAATCTGATTAAAAATTCTGTGCAGGCTATTACATCTGCAAGAAAGGAAGATCCAAATAAAGTCGGTAAAATTTATGTCAGAATCGGGAGAGAAGGGAATAATGTAAGGCTTGAGATTGAAGACAACGGGCCGGGAATGGATGCAGATACTAAAAAGAAAGCTTTGGAGCCTTTTTTTACAACAAAAGGAATCGGAGAAGGGACCGGTCTTGGCCTTTTTGTTTCGTATTTTATCATCACCCAAAAGCATAAAGGAAGTTTTGTAATTGAAACCAGCCCGATGTTAGGAACAAAGATTGTAATTAAACTCCCTGTTGCCCCCGATTGTATCGGGCTGGATTAG
- the ercA gene encoding alcohol dehydrogenase-like regulatory protein ErcA, which yields MKEVMAMRKFVAPELVFGAGSALLAGQYAENFGARRALIVTDPGVFRCSWTTAVKDSLNKAGIETFVFSDVSENPRDVEVMKGAEFYKENNCDCIVAVGGGSPMDCAKAIGIVTTNNAHILSFEGVDMVDSPGPPLICIPSTAGSSADVSQFAIITDTVRHVKISIVSKAMVPDAALVDPSLTTTMGSQLTAATGLDALTHAIEAYVSNANSALTDLFAIDAIKLVNENLVAAIKDPDNIELRGFVMLGSMEAGLAFSNAILGAVHAMAHSLGGHLNLPHGECNAILLPYVIKTNFSYAEDRYTDIAKAMSVDVEGKTADQICESLIDVIVALRKDAGITKTLKDFDLKREDIPKLAELALKDACMVTNPVELSSEDVEKIYEAAF from the coding sequence ATGAAAGAGGTTATGGCGATGCGCAAATTTGTTGCACCCGAACTGGTTTTTGGTGCCGGTTCCGCTCTGCTTGCCGGGCAATATGCTGAAAACTTCGGAGCTAGAAGAGCGCTAATTGTTACTGACCCCGGTGTGTTTCGTTGCAGTTGGACTACTGCTGTAAAAGATAGTTTGAATAAGGCTGGGATTGAAACCTTTGTGTTTAGTGATGTCTCGGAAAACCCAAGAGATGTTGAAGTCATGAAGGGTGCTGAATTTTACAAAGAAAATAATTGTGATTGTATTGTAGCTGTTGGAGGTGGAAGCCCTATGGACTGTGCGAAAGCTATCGGCATAGTCACAACTAACAACGCTCATATTCTTTCTTTCGAGGGAGTCGACATGGTTGATTCTCCCGGACCTCCGTTAATTTGTATACCTTCCACAGCCGGCAGTTCTGCCGATGTTTCGCAGTTTGCAATAATAACTGACACTGTTCGTCATGTTAAAATCAGTATTGTCAGCAAGGCGATGGTTCCTGATGCCGCCCTTGTCGATCCTAGTCTCACAACCACAATGGGGTCGCAACTGACTGCAGCTACGGGGCTGGATGCTTTGACTCATGCTATTGAGGCGTACGTATCCAATGCAAATTCCGCTTTGACCGATCTCTTCGCCATTGACGCTATAAAATTGGTCAATGAGAATTTGGTTGCAGCTATTAAAGATCCTGATAATATTGAACTTCGCGGTTTTGTTATGCTGGGCAGTATGGAAGCTGGGCTTGCCTTTTCGAACGCGATACTCGGAGCTGTTCATGCAATGGCTCATAGTCTTGGCGGGCATTTGAATCTTCCGCATGGTGAGTGCAACGCCATACTTCTCCCTTATGTTATTAAAACTAATTTTTCTTACGCAGAAGACAGGTATACGGATATTGCTAAAGCTATGTCTGTTGATGTTGAAGGTAAAACTGCTGATCAGATATGCGAATCCCTTATAGATGTTATTGTTGCGCTTAGAAAGGATGCAGGAATAACAAAGACCCTTAAAGATTTCGATCTAAAAAGAGAAGATATTCCTAAGTTGGCAGAACTGGCTTTGAAAGATGCGTGTATGGTCACCAATCCTGTCGAATTAAGCAGCGAAGATGTAGAGAAGATTTATGAAGCGGCGTTCTAG
- a CDS encoding Na/Pi cotransporter family protein gives MTFTLLANLLGGLGLFLIGMRLMTQGLRHAAGHSLRRLLGEWTKNPGRGLISGFFITALVQSSSAVTVAVIGFVNAGLLTLTQSIGVIYGSNIGTTVTGWIVATAGFNVNIKGLALPLIACGAILRLTGSISKRAYFGDALAGFGLFFLGISTLQQSFKGIESTLDLSTFASTGFISLPIFLGIGIILTLLMQSSSAAMALVLTATISGLMDLNQGAAAVIGTNIGTTSTAALSVIGATINAKRVAIGHIIFNTVTALVALLILPILLNAIIFTTQSLGMTGEPAFVLAIFHTLFNILGVVILWPFTKRLVTFLERSIGRKGYEKDRPKYLDKNVVNSPSLAVDALNLELERIGVETRSIMRKGLNSNFNYAALNSDKDSLENLIEASRTFCAKMQSQPLTEIQGQQIATALRILQYYRTSGTLSASLAKKGVAPDTASLGPDSDLITVFINSCLGVLNTADNPCSAEFCQIDNMIADMLSAYHDLKAKLLSAGGRGIIQVPDMVDQLELFSKIRRIAKQSAKGSIYLMAMKPGSGACCPGTGSIKFAWNRHW, from the coding sequence ATGACATTTACACTTCTCGCAAATCTTCTAGGTGGACTGGGGCTTTTCCTTATCGGAATGCGCCTTATGACGCAGGGACTCAGGCACGCCGCCGGACACTCACTCCGCCGGCTTCTGGGAGAATGGACCAAAAATCCGGGACGGGGACTAATCTCCGGTTTCTTTATCACAGCCCTTGTTCAATCTTCCAGTGCGGTCACTGTTGCTGTAATTGGATTTGTAAACGCCGGACTGCTTACACTTACTCAATCTATCGGAGTCATTTACGGCAGCAACATAGGAACGACAGTAACAGGCTGGATTGTCGCAACTGCGGGCTTCAATGTTAATATTAAAGGACTGGCACTGCCGCTGATTGCCTGCGGTGCAATTTTGAGGCTCACGGGTTCGATTTCCAAAAGAGCTTACTTCGGCGATGCCTTAGCAGGATTCGGTCTTTTTTTTCTCGGAATTTCTACACTTCAACAATCCTTTAAAGGCATTGAATCCACTCTTGATCTATCAACATTTGCCAGCACCGGATTTATATCCCTCCCTATATTTCTCGGCATAGGGATTATCCTCACCCTGCTTATGCAAAGTTCAAGCGCTGCGATGGCTCTAGTTTTGACAGCAACAATTTCCGGTTTGATGGACTTGAATCAAGGGGCCGCAGCCGTAATCGGGACTAATATCGGAACGACCTCTACAGCAGCCCTTTCAGTAATCGGTGCAACCATCAACGCCAAAAGAGTTGCTATCGGTCATATCATTTTTAACACAGTCACTGCGCTGGTTGCACTGCTAATTCTACCTATTCTATTAAATGCAATTATATTTACAACTCAAAGTCTGGGCATGACCGGGGAACCTGCATTTGTTTTAGCAATTTTCCATACGCTCTTTAATATTCTGGGAGTAGTAATATTGTGGCCGTTTACAAAGCGCCTTGTAACATTTCTTGAACGGAGTATCGGCCGAAAAGGTTATGAAAAAGATAGACCTAAATATCTTGATAAAAATGTCGTAAACTCCCCCTCGCTGGCGGTTGACGCTCTGAATCTTGAACTGGAGCGCATCGGAGTGGAAACCAGATCAATTATGAGAAAAGGGCTGAATTCAAACTTTAACTATGCAGCCCTGAATTCAGATAAAGATTCGCTTGAAAATTTAATAGAGGCTTCAAGAACTTTCTGCGCCAAAATGCAATCACAACCCCTAACTGAAATTCAAGGACAGCAGATAGCTACGGCATTGCGGATACTGCAATATTACCGCACATCAGGAACTCTGTCGGCCTCTCTTGCAAAAAAGGGAGTAGCACCTGATACGGCATCTTTGGGGCCTGATTCCGATCTTATTACGGTGTTTATCAACTCATGTCTCGGTGTACTAAATACTGCTGACAACCCATGCTCCGCGGAATTTTGTCAAATCGACAACATGATAGCAGACATGTTATCAGCCTATCACGACCTTAAGGCAAAACTTCTTTCAGCAGGAGGCCGGGGTATTATACAAGTTCCAGACATGGTCGATCAGTTGGAACTTTTTTCAAAAATCAGAAGAATAGCTAAACAATCAGCCAAAGGGTCAATTTACCTTATGGCTATGAAACCCGGTTCAGGCGCGTGCTGCCCCGGAACCGGCTCAATAAAATTTGCATGGAACCGTCACTGGTAA